One stretch of Chlamydia abortus DNA includes these proteins:
- a CDS encoding polymorphic outer membrane protein middle domain-containing protein has translation MKWLSATAVFAAVLPSITVFGEPLSKELNSSYRGSGLSASDSASKNFTQQTQDDSGTTYTITGDVSFRNFTNIPDPKPRTVEPDPAPAPAPDTQSNTVSSKPKSESKPSLSTGYENTVTQPQETLYHGPDDLHVTSFASHVVEGNQAISDIGKFADEKSHPLSFSLSSSSHAVSTSTTDASTSTPAPKGGGAFYNDKAGPITFITHAGNPGSLSCTLIRMTGQGGAIYSKGPISFDGLENLTFRDDLSQQAGGALFTDSTLTIRNILDSIEFTNNSARVPIPLVPVLPAKSAPGAGVGGLVPPKLKETHLLPRYFSQEIKVQDAESQTSIFPTYTTETAGNGGAIFAKGAIVISTYKDMTFRSNSAEFPLIIDVIKEQIDAQKKAASLPSASEKIHASADVAKQQVREAPPVIKGSGGAIFGLDTITIRDGSEDTLFILNTATGAGGAIYGDKDISLNNIANLRFQSNSADTRGGAIYAKGNLTIQDSTVLTQFNANSGKTGGGAIYCLGNVTLSNLSQVRFGVNKAGNYDLKITIPGKEASTAHVLSSVVEEQKAPVPIEPPLGKGGGIYVEKAFTVSHVTSILEFINNQATDHGGGAYVKGALNYSNSHRIQFTTNTSKKSGGGLYCESDVTFSNLTGKTLFQGNKAEENGGGICLADTKSLTLSNLENFCLVNNTTSKSGGGAYIPKALSFTFSNPDTVSSTTPATVPVFGSAVITGNKAEENGGGVYTTKAALTNLESIDIGQNSAKNGAGLCTTSAPAAGVAAIGEEELDFKVDYVVTANVTKNNATESGGGVYGKKGKISRLDHLNITGNSAGKSGGGLYFTEKLTLEGIEISKISDNTAKESGGAIYAKALTCTNFPDGLTVSNNKAQVTSTTTSSPQKASIPTAITGGAFSAETLILEKLQGNCTFSGNAAIDNNTASLSSDPTDPNIQGGALYAKTSLTLQNSSGSLTFSGNSATTKRSSTTGQVAGGAIYSPTVTIQNCSQPISFVGNSALCTPAEQPPAEDPAPKATFGGAIAGTTSITFTGNQALFFKENSADNGSAIGCKNGSNGTVTFSDAVFCSFEGNIAKNRGTIYADTLSIPQGYMNFSNNSSANDGSAIYFTKKADITAAASILFLDNKVTLAQTSDKQRSQVNNLGAAIYGEGNSTDAELNLTALGGSITFKNNQCAPQGKKSNPSFCSITGKVKLTLNAAANQSINFYDAVRTQTVQSSGSNYTTLDINKTSSEGNPPKYTGTVLFSSEYHENKSVIPQKVVLHDGTLILGKNTELNVVSFDQKAGSSLVMGPGAVLSTQQKTGGSSGATGGIAINNLTIDFSDIVSEDGTATPPALKLGVAPAAAAAGARAHVARNNVLPRADVSNPDVTKEKVYLTGTITLIDPAGTFYQNPYLGEDRQIELLKLPESGKVEISDLTLEGDTKPLKGYIGSWTLGPGDQNGTLKANWKFEEYRRWIYIPRDNYFYVNSILGSQNSLIAVKQGIVNNMLNNARFDDAAYNNLWLCGIGSFLQKEQGEESRSFSYHSRGYSLAIDAKPRPEFILGASFSQVFGHSKSEKAVDNYKHKGSDHSFQGTLYAGKSFYLPYRRTQSPQPILLQGVMTYGYMKHDTTTYYPSIHERNLGNWEDLGWLFDIRMILDLKEPSQNSTTRFSFYSEAEYTGVRQKQFTELDYDPRTFDSFAYRNLSIPLGFVFEGALMQYNILMYNKLSLAYVPVIYRNKPKCNYRVNSTGQTGQVYGVIPTRNTGRVEYSSQLYLGSYWTLYGTYTVEAGMSSLVQMANCGARMIF, from the coding sequence CCCGATACGCAAAGTAATACTGTCTCAAGCAAACCAAAGAGCGAGAGTAAGCCAAGCCTTTCCACAGGGTATGAGAATACTGTTACACAACCTCAAGAAACGTTGTATCATGGCCCTGATGATCTGCATGTTACATCATTTGCTTCGCATGTGGTAGAGGGAAATCAAGCAATTTCTGACATAGGAAAGTTCGCAGATGAAAAATCTCACCCTCTAAGTTTCTCATTATCTTCATCTTCTCATGCCGTCTCTACCTCCACAACAGATGCGTCTACTTCTACTCCTGCTCCTAAAGGAGGAGGTGCTTTTTACAATGACAAAGCTGGTCCTATAACGTTCATTACACATGCAGGCAACCCAGGATCCTTATCCTGCACCCTAATTAGAATGACAGGACAAGGTGGGGCTATATACTCCAAAGGTCCGATATCTTTTGATGGATTAGAAAACCTTACATTCCGGGATGATCTATCCCAACAAGCGGGTGGTGCTTTATTTACCGACTCTACACTGACAATTAGGAATATCCTCGACTCTATTGAGTTTACAAATAACTCTGCTCGTGTTCCTATCCCTCTGGTTCCCGTTCTACCAGCAAAATCAGCTCCTGGAGCTGGAGTTGGTGGTTTAGTTCCTCCTAAACTCAAGGAAACGCATCTCTTGCCTCGATACTTCTCTCAAGAAATAAAAGTGCAAGATGCAGAGAGTCAAACATCTATATTCCCCACCTACACGACAGAAACTGCAGGGAATGGAGGCGCCATTTTTGCTAAAGGCGCTATTGTCATCTCTACTTACAAAGATATGACTTTCCGAAGCAACTCTGCAGAATTTCCCCTCATTATTGATGTAATTAAAGAACAAATTGATGCGCAGAAAAAAGCAGCATCATTACCCTCAGCTTCTGAAAAGATTCATGCCTCTGCAGATGTAGCTAAACAGCAAGTACGAGAGGCTCCTCCTGTGATTAAAGGCTCTGGAGGCGCCATTTTTGGCTTGGATACCATTACCATTCGTGATGGCTCTGAAGACACCCTCTTTATATTAAATACTGCTACCGGAGCTGGAGGTGCCATTTATGGAGATAAGGACATCTCCCTAAATAACATTGCGAACTTAAGGTTCCAAAGCAACTCCGCAGATACGCGAGGCGGAGCAATTTATGCAAAAGGGAATCTTACAATACAAGATTCCACCGTACTCACACAATTTAATGCAAACAGTGGGAAAACAGGTGGTGGAGCTATCTATTGCCTAGGGAACGTCACGCTAAGCAACCTCTCTCAAGTCCGTTTTGGTGTTAACAAAGCTGGAAACTACGATCTCAAAATTACTATTCCAGGCAAAGAAGCATCTACTGCTCACGTACTGTCTTCCGTAGTCGAAGAACAAAAAGCTCCCGTACCTATCGAACCTCCTTTAGGGAAAGGCGGTGGTATCTACGTCGAGAAAGCTTTCACCGTCTCTCATGTGACTTCTATTTTAGAATTTATCAATAACCAAGCCACAGATCATGGTGGTGGTGCGTACGTCAAAGGAGCATTAAATTATAGCAATTCTCACAGAATACAATTTACTACAAACACCTCAAAAAAATCTGGGGGCGGTCTGTATTGCGAAAGCGATGTGACCTTCTCCAACCTCACTGGGAAAACACTCTTTCAAGGCAACAAAGCCGAAGAAAATGGTGGGGGTATCTGTCTAGCTGACACTAAATCCCTTACCTTATCCAACTTAGAGAACTTTTGTTTAGTCAACAATACCACAAGCAAAAGTGGTGGTGGAGCATATATTCCTAAAGCGCTTTCCTTTACCTTCTCCAATCCGGATACTGTCTCTTCTACAACACCAGCTACAGTACCTGTCTTTGGAAGTGCTGTGATCACTGGCAACAAAGCCGAAGAAAATGGTGGCGGTGTGTACACAACTAAAGCTGCCTTGACTAACCTAGAATCCATCGATATTGGTCAAAACTCTGCGAAAAATGGTGCCGGGCTGTGTACTACAAGCGCGCCAGCAGCAGGTGTTGCAGCAATAGGAGAAGAAGAGTTAGACTTTAAAGTTGATTATGTCGTTACAGCCAACGTAACAAAAAACAACGCTACAGAAAGTGGTGGGGGCGTTTATGGGAAAAAAGGAAAAATCTCTCGTCTAGACCACCTAAATATTACCGGGAACTCTGCAGGAAAATCCGGTGGAGGGCTGTATTTCACGGAAAAACTGACTCTTGAAGGTATAGAAATTTCCAAGATTTCCGATAATACTGCAAAAGAATCCGGTGGAGCTATCTATGCCAAAGCACTTACCTGCACTAACTTTCCTGATGGACTTACTGTAAGCAATAACAAAGCGCAAGTTACCTCAACTACTACATCATCACCGCAAAAAGCTAGTATTCCTACCGCTATCACAGGTGGTGCTTTCTCTGCTGAAACGTTGATCTTAGAAAAGTTGCAAGGAAATTGTACGTTCTCTGGGAACGCAGCCATTGACAACAACACAGCTAGTCTATCTTCTGATCCTACTGATCCTAATATTCAAGGTGGGGCCCTCTATGCCAAGACGAGCCTTACACTTCAAAATAGCTCAGGCAGTTTAACCTTCTCAGGAAACTCGGCAACAACAAAACGATCCTCTACAACAGGACAAGTAGCCGGTGGAGCGATTTATTCTCCTACTGTAACAATTCAAAATTGTTCACAACCCATAAGCTTTGTAGGCAATTCTGCTTTATGCACTCCAGCAGAACAGCCTCCTGCCGAAGATCCTGCGCCAAAGGCAACCTTTGGTGGAGCCATTGCAGGAACAACCAGCATTACATTTACAGGGAACCAAGCACTATTTTTCAAAGAGAACTCTGCAGATAACGGCTCAGCTATTGGTTGTAAAAATGGTTCCAATGGCACAGTAACGTTCTCTGACGCTGTGTTCTGCTCGTTTGAAGGGAATATAGCGAAAAACCGTGGGACTATCTACGCAGATACGTTATCTATTCCTCAAGGATACATGAACTTCTCGAACAATAGCTCTGCGAACGACGGTAGTGCAATTTACTTCACAAAAAAGGCAGACATCACAGCAGCGGCTTCTATTCTGTTCCTAGATAACAAGGTCACTCTAGCTCAAACTTCCGATAAACAACGCTCTCAGGTTAACAACCTAGGTGCAGCGATCTATGGGGAAGGAAATAGCACTGATGCGGAATTAAATCTTACGGCCCTAGGCGGTAGCATTACATTTAAAAATAACCAATGCGCACCTCAGGGGAAAAAATCCAATCCATCTTTTTGCAGTATTACAGGAAAAGTTAAACTCACTCTTAACGCTGCTGCAAATCAATCCATTAATTTCTATGATGCTGTAAGAACCCAAACAGTGCAGTCTTCTGGTAGCAACTACACAACTTTGGATATTAATAAAACATCAAGTGAAGGTAATCCTCCCAAGTACACAGGAACGGTATTATTCTCTTCAGAATACCATGAGAATAAATCGGTCATCCCCCAAAAGGTTGTCTTACATGACGGGACCTTAATCTTAGGGAAAAATACAGAGTTAAATGTGGTGTCTTTCGATCAAAAAGCTGGATCTTCACTTGTGATGGGACCAGGAGCGGTACTTTCCACTCAGCAAAAGACTGGAGGATCATCAGGGGCAACTGGAGGCATTGCGATCAACAACCTCACTATTGATTTTAGTGATATTGTCTCAGAAGATGGAACAGCCACCCCTCCTGCGTTAAAATTAGGTGTAGCTCCTGCAGCGGCAGCAGCAGGAGCTAGAGCTCATGTTGCCAGAAACAACGTTCTTCCAAGGGCAGATGTATCCAATCCAGATGTAACTAAAGAAAAAGTCTATTTAACAGGCACAATTACTCTTATCGACCCTGCGGGAACTTTTTACCAAAATCCTTACTTAGGCGAAGATCGTCAGATTGAGTTACTTAAGCTCCCAGAAAGTGGCAAAGTAGAGATCTCTGACTTAACTCTAGAAGGAGATACCAAACCTCTAAAAGGGTATATTGGCTCCTGGACACTAGGACCAGGTGATCAAAACGGAACGCTCAAAGCCAATTGGAAGTTTGAAGAGTACCGCCGCTGGATTTATATCCCTAGAGATAACTACTTCTACGTGAACTCTATCCTCGGTTCTCAAAACTCCCTCATTGCTGTAAAGCAGGGTATTGTGAACAACATGCTAAACAATGCACGTTTTGATGATGCGGCTTATAATAACCTTTGGTTATGTGGTATAGGCTCGTTCTTACAAAAAGAACAAGGAGAAGAATCCAGGTCCTTCTCCTATCATAGCCGAGGGTATTCATTGGCTATCGATGCTAAACCACGCCCTGAGTTTATCCTTGGAGCCTCGTTTAGCCAGGTGTTCGGTCACTCGAAATCAGAAAAAGCTGTAGATAATTACAAGCATAAAGGTTCTGACCACTCCTTCCAAGGGACATTATACGCCGGAAAATCTTTCTATTTGCCTTATAGACGTACGCAATCCCCTCAACCTATATTGCTGCAAGGGGTCATGACCTATGGCTATATGAAGCATGATACAACTACCTATTACCCATCCATTCATGAGCGCAATCTTGGAAATTGGGAAGATCTTGGTTGGTTGTTTGATATCCGTATGATTCTCGACTTAAAAGAGCCTTCACAAAACTCTACAACGAGATTTTCTTTCTACTCTGAAGCTGAGTACACAGGAGTACGTCAAAAGCAATTTACAGAGCTGGACTATGATCCTAGAACATTCGACTCCTTCGCTTATAGAAATCTTTCTATACCTTTAGGTTTCGTGTTTGAAGGTGCATTAATGCAATATAATATTCTTATGTATAACAAATTATCCCTTGCTTATGTACCTGTGATTTACAGAAACAAGCCTAAATGTAATTACAGAGTGAACTCTACAGGACAAACTGGACAAGTGTATGGTGTCATTCCCACCAGAAACACTGGAAGAGTGGAATATAGCTCACAACTCTATCTTGGCTCTTACTGGACGTTATATGGTACATACACTGTAGAAGCAGGCATGTCTTCATTAGTCCAGATGGCTAACTGCGGTGCACGTATGATATTCTAA